GGAAACATAAGATGATAGTGATGGTTGATAATTACGATTCTTTCACCTACAACCTCGTGCATGTCTTCGGTTCGCTCGGGGTTGAAATAAAGGTGTTCCGCAACGATGTTATTTCCGCGGGGGATGTCATCGGCCTGGCGCCCGCGGCAATCGTTATTTCGCCCGGCCCCTGCACGCCGAAGGAAGCGGGCATTTCGGTTGAGCTGATCCGCCGGGCGTCCGGCCGGATACCGCTTTTGGGTGTGTGTCTCGGGCACCAGGCCATCGGCGAAGCGTTCGGCGCGAAAATAACGGGGGCAAAGGCCATTATGCACGGGAAAACGTCCATGATCAGCCATAACGGCAAGGGACTTTATGCGGGCCTGAAAAATCCTTTCACGGCCGGCCGCTATCACTCGCTGGCCATTGCCCGCGAAAGCCTGCCGCCGGAACTGCTTGTTGAGGCGGAGAGCGACGACGGCGAAATCATGGGGGTCAAACACCGGGACCATTGCGTCTACGGCATTCAATTTCATCCCGAGTCGGTCCTCACGCCTTCCGGGAAACGGTTGTTGAAGAACTTTCTTGAAGTGAAGGACAAGACAGGGGGGGGGAAGCCATGATCAGAAAAATGACAGATGCAGGAAAATCCGCGGCCGCCATTGCCGCCGCCGCATTTATGCTGGCCGGTTTCGGAGGCCTGCCGGCCGCCGCGGTTCCAGCCGCCGGAAACGACGAGGTCGGCGTCTTAAAACAGACCTCCAGGGCTTTTTCCGCCATAGCGCAGAAAGCCATTCCGGCGGTTGTTTTCATCAAGGTGGAAAAAACCATTCCGGGCGCGTTTTCTCCAGGCCAGAGCGGGATGCGCGCCTATCCTTTTGACGAAGGGGATGTTCCCGACGGCGATCTTTTTGATTTTTTTTTCCGGGGCCGCGGCCGCCCGCGCATGGAAAACAGGCCATTCCGCGTCCTGGGGCAGGGGACCGGCTTTATCATCAGCAAAGACGGGTCATTTAATTTGCCGGGCGGCCGATTCAAAACGCCAGTTTTCTGCGCAATCAGGTTGCCATGACCGCGCCGGGCGCCGCGGCCGAGATCAAGATTATCCGGAACAACAAGGAAATATTATTGCCGATCACGGTTGGTTCGCAAACCCCCGGCCCCGCCGGCGAGCGTGCGGGGAGAATTGCCTCGGAAAAGCTCGGATTGGCTGTGGAAAATCTTACGGAAGAATTCAGCCGGCGGTCCGGGTTTGAGCCAGGTTCCGGCGTGATTGTCAG
This genomic stretch from Kiritimatiellia bacterium harbors:
- a CDS encoding aminodeoxychorismate/anthranilate synthase component II, whose product is MIVMVDNYDSFTYNLVHVFGSLGVEIKVFRNDVISAGDVIGLAPAAIVISPGPCTPKEAGISVELIRRASGRIPLLGVCLGHQAIGEAFGAKITGAKAIMHGKTSMISHNGKGLYAGLKNPFTAGRYHSLAIARESLPPELLVEAESDDGEIMGVKHRDHCVYGIQFHPESVLTPSGKRLLKNFLEVKDKTGGGKP
- a CDS encoding PDZ domain-containing protein, translated to MTAPGAAAEIKIIRNNKEILLPITVGSQTPGPAGERAGRIASEKLGLAVENLTEEFSRRSGFEPGSGVIVSSVRPDSPAHRMGIVPGDVICGVNREPVVSTDDFNAALEKSAESGLVLLLVKDREESRFIAVRLE